The genome window CGCCAAGAACAAAGACATTacggacgaaaaagaaatcgaagaggtaagaCCAGAGTGGGTTAAGGCCACCAATGGCTAGTTTGTTGGACTAATGTGCTTTGTACGTGACCGatagaaaattaaaatcgCCAAGGATGTCAATGTCGAGTTGCGCAGTTCGGTGGTTCAAGCAGTGAGAAAGCAGCCAACCGTGTTCGGTAAGTGAGCCGTGCATTTAGTGTGGCAGATGGTCAGATCCGTTCACGGACTAATGATGATTTACTTCCCTCTAGAGGCCCGCATCACACCAGATACGAGAAAGATGGACAACGTCATGTTCGATCCGGATGCCGAGCTGCCACCGCCCCGCAGCAAGAAGTGTGGCGATAAAAAGCAGTGAAACGTCTTCCAACGTAGTACAATAGTTGTTTGTAAATATGTGTT of Anopheles cruzii unplaced genomic scaffold, idAnoCruzAS_RS32_06 scaffold02756_ctg1, whole genome shotgun sequence contains these proteins:
- the LOC128276874 gene encoding complex III assembly factor LYRM7-like → MSSLRREALRWYKVLQRTKNDVFAGDFRTISAARQRIREEFAKNKDITDEKEIEEKIKIAKDVNVELRSSVVQAVRKQPTVFEARITPDTRKMDNVMFDPDAELPPPRSKKCGDKKQ